The Candidatus Diapherotrites archaeon DNA window TACTCTATCTATGGGTTAGAAAATGAGCCGATAGGGCCTTGACAAAATGGCCGTTCACTGCGAATCTTTGTGTATCCAAAAGCACAAAGGAGCACATTATGAACGGCCTAACCAACTATATCACAAAAAACCTGTGGGAAGACATCATAACAACATGGTATGTTCTGGTGGATGATGCTTACTGGCGAATAATCCGTAAATGTAAAAGTCCACGGCGAGCCAGTGGGCCTGCGCCGAAGTTCACAGATAGCGAAGTGATTACGGTGGCGTTGATAATCGAGACGTTTTTTCATGGGAACGAAGAACTTGGCTATGCCTTTGTCTTTCAATATCTGTGGGATATGTTTCCCGGGCTGCTAGACTTGGATCGTTTCAATGCTCGACGCAGAGAATTGGTTGGAGTTATCGAGGCAATCCGCTGCGATTTGCGCGATCAAAAGCTGAATGGTTCCGATCCGGTGCGTCTGGTGGATAGCGCTCCGGTGACAGTGGTTACTTATACGCGTGGTTCGCGTTGCACCAGCGTAGTGGGCAATGAATATTTCGGTGTAGTGACCAGCAAAAAGAGCAAGGTCTTTGGTTTTCGGCTGCATCTCACTGCCTCGGTAGATCAGTTGATTGATGAATGGGTGTTGGCACCTTCTTCAATCCCAGACCCGAAAGTTTTGGATGAACTGGTACTCGACTGCCGCAATTTGGTGCTGATTGGTGACAAGATTTACAACGATGCCGAACTGGAAGAGCGCCTTTGGCGCAAACGTGGCATCCTGTTACTACCGTTACGCAAAGACAATCAGAAACAACGTTGGCCTGAAGG harbors:
- a CDS encoding IS982 family transposase; amino-acid sequence: MNGLTNYITKNLWEDIITTWYVLVDDAYWRIIRKCKSPRRASGPAPKFTDSEVITVALIIETFFHGNEELGYAFVFQYLWDMFPGLLDLDRFNARRRELVGVIEAIRCDLRDQKLNGSDPVRLVDSAPVTVVTYTRGSRCTSVVGNEYFGVVTSKKSKVFGFRLHLTASVDQLIDEWVLAPSSIPDPKVLDELVLDCRNLVLIGDKIYNDAELEERLWRKRGILLLPLRKDNQKQRWPEGVQKALGHFRHRVETVFSVLTTVFNVERPRGRSLAGYVVRVATCILAHTLSFFLA